A window of the Sciurus carolinensis chromosome 19 unlocalized genomic scaffold, mSciCar1.2 SUPER_34, whole genome shotgun sequence genome harbors these coding sequences:
- the LOC124973392 gene encoding olfactory receptor 2AJ1-like translates to MRPDNLTASTDFILLGLFSTSHSSLVSFSFLVGVFIMALMENTLMILLIHRDPCLHTPMYFLLSHLSFMDIMHISNIVPKVIADFLSGSRAISFTGCGTQLFLSLMMLGSECLLLAAMSCDRYVAICHPLRYPVLMSERVSMLLAAGCWLVGTLNASVHTGLLMRLPYCSSRVIDHYFCELPALMKLSCTDTSRYERGVDVSAVIFLLIPLSMICASYVQILLTVLQMKSLEARKKAFSTCSFHMVVVIMYYGPFIFTYTRPESYHTPGQDKFLAIFYTIITPTLNPVIYSFRNKDVLRAMKSLLRGSFPYKK, encoded by the coding sequence ATGAGACCCGACAACCTCACTGCCAGCACTGACTTCATCCTCCTGGGGCTCTTCTCCACTTCCCACTCCAGCCtggtctccttctccttcctggttgGCGTTTTCATCATGGCCCTGATGGAAAACACGCTTATGATCCTGCTCATCCACAGGGACCCATGCctgcacacccccatgtacttcctgCTCAGCCACCTCTCCTTCATGGACATAATGCACATTTCCAACATCGTTCCCAAGGTGATCGCTGACTTCCTGTCAGGCAGCAGAGCGATTTCCTTCACAGGCTGTGGGACCCAGTTGTTTCTGTCCCTCATGATGCTGGGCAGTGAGTGCcttctcctggctgccatgtcctgtgaccgctatgtggccatctgccaccccctgCGCTACCCGGTACTCATGAGTGAGCGGGTCAGTATGCTCCTGGCTGCGGGGTGCTGGCTTGTCGGGACCCTCAATGCCTCGGTACACACAGGGCTCTTAATGCGCCTCCCCTACTGTAGCTCTAGGGTGATCGATCACTATTTCTGTGAACTTCCTGCCTTGATGAAGTTGTCCTGTACAGACACCTCACGCTATGAACGAGGGGTTGATGTGAGTGCCGTTATTTTCCTGCTGATACCTCTCTCCATGATCTGTGCATCTTATGTGCAGATTCTTCTCACCGTCCTGCAGATGAAGTCATTGGAGGCACGGAAGAAGGCCTTTTCCACTTGCTCCTTCCACATGGTCGTGGTCATAATGTACTATGGGCCCTTCATTTTCACCTACACGAGACCCGAGTCATACCACACCCCAGGCCAGGACAAGTTCCTGGCCATATTCTACACCATCATCACACCCACCCTCAACCCTGTCATCTACAGTTTCCGGAACAAAGACGTCCTGAGGGCCATGAAGAGCCTGCTCAGAGGTAGCTTCCCATataaaaaatga